From the Sphingobacteriales bacterium genome, the window GAAGTGCGAAGTGCGAAGTGCGGAGTGCGAAGTGTGAATTTCGGATTGCGGATTTGTCTGCCATGTGGCATGATTGTGAAATAATATTGTTTGCTGTTTTTTCCATTTCAGAACTCCACTTTTTCCATTTTTCTGATAACGACAAATGTGTCTCTGTTTACACCAACCGGCCCCCAGTAGTTGAAATGATAGGTAAACTGGCCGTATCCTCCCATAAGCAGATTGGGTTTCAGGTGTACCCTGGTCAGGCTGTTGTGTCCGCCTGAGCGTCTTTTATTTCTGACCTCCGATTTGGGAACGGTATAAGTTCTTTCGGGGCTATGATAGACAAAACATAAGCCTCGTGGTATTCTTGTGGTTACACAGGCTCTGGCACTATACACCCCATTATCATTGTAGATTTCCACCCAGTCGTTGTCATGAATGCCCAGCTCTGCAGCATCTTCTTCGTTAATCCATACGGGAACCATTCCCCTGCCCAATGTCAGCATGAGGTGATTGTCCCCATAAGTACTGTGAATGTGCCACTTTCCGTGTGGTGTCAGGTAATTCAGCACCTTGACATTACCCTCAATAATGGTTTTCCTTAATTCCCCATAAACCTCCGGTGTGGGTTGTGGCTTGTAGGTGGGCAGATGTTCTCCGAACAACAGATAACCTTCATGGTCGAGGTAAAAATGCTGTCTCCCGGTAAGGGTTCTCCATGGGACCAGCTTTTCAACATTGTAGGTATATGCTGCATAAGCCCTACCATTATTCATCAATCCAGACCAAAGTGGTGAGGCATTGTATCTTCTGGGTTGCGACTGCAGGTCTTTATAGCTGATTTTAACATTTTTACTTCCTTCTGCAATGTCTGCCAACTGCAGCCCTGTCTTTTTCTCTGCATTTTTATAAGCCCTGTAACTGAGTTCCCCGTTGGTGAGTGTGGATAAATGAAGGATAGCCTCGATTACTTCCTCATCTTCGAGAATGGAGGGATAAACTTTGTCATTAATAATCTGTAAATGATCCTTGTTTTCAAGAAGTTTGGTATAAAAATCATCGGCCATATAAGCGTTTCCATGAGCGCCCAGCGGATTTTTCAGTATATTCGGACCAAGACTGATAAATTTATGATAGATTTGGGTATAATCTCTCTCCACAACCACCAGGTTATGCATGGTTTTACCCGGAATAGCCTCACATTCTCCCTTGCTCCAGTCTTTAATGTTTTTCTGAGCAATCTCGGCATTGCTGTCGTGGGCAAGAGGAGTAGCCACAATGTCTTTAACGGGTTGTGGCAGATGAGTTTCTGCAATTTTACTGGTAATTTTTGCTATCTCTCTGAAAATTGCCCAGTCTGATTTGGATTCCCAGGCAGGCGGAACTGCTTTCGACAAGGGATGTATAAAGGAGTGCATATCTGTACTGTTCAGGTCGGCTTTTTCATACCAGGAGGCGGAGGGTAACACAATATCAGAATACAACGCACTGGTATCCATTCTGAAATTCAGGTCAATTATCAGATCCATTTTTCCCTGCGGAGCATTTTCCAGCCAGTTCACATCCAGAACCTGATCTTTTGCCACTTCTTCTGCTATTGAATTGTGGTGGGTGCCCAGATAATGTTTCAGAAAATATTCATGTCCCTTGGCACTCGACATGATGGCATTTCCACGCCAGATATACCATATTCTCGGGAAATTTGCCTTATTGTCAACATCTTCTACTGAATATTTTAATTCTTTGTTTTTCAGTTTGTTAAGCACATAGTTTTTTATTGCTTCATCATTATCTGCCCCGTTTTGAATGGCTTCATTGCATAATTCAAGATTGTTTTTTTCAAACTGAGGATAAAAAGGCATCCATCCGTTTTTTACCGATTTTACAATCATATCGGCTGTATGCATTCCGGTAAATTCATTTTCCGGACAGGTATGGTAATCTTTCTGATTGGGGTCGTATCTCCACTGGTCGGAATTCATGTAATGCCATATCGGGGTTTGCTGGAGTCTGGCAACCGGCTGCCAGTCCCTGCCCGACATGATGGTACTCCATGAGTCCATAGGTGCCAGCTTTTCCTGTCCGACATAATGATTGAGTCCGCCACCATTTTTCCCGACACAGCCTGTCAGCATCAGCGCCATTGCTCCTGCCCTGTAAATCAAATTATTATGATACCAATGGTTGATTCCGGCACCAATAATAATCATACATTTTCCCTTGGTTGCTTCTGCTGTCCTGGCCCATTCATGCGTAAAATTCAGAACAGTTTCTGCACTGATGCCAGTGAATATTTCCTGCCATGCAGGCGTATAGGCCGCTTTTTCATCACCATAACCGGACGGATATTCACCTCCCAGTCCACGGTCAACTCCATATTGTGCCATTATCAGGTCGTAAACCGTTGTAACATAGAGTTCTCCTTCGGCCGTCCTGACTTTTTTTACAGGAACTCCTCTGTAAGATTTTTTGTTGTATGCAAAATCAGTAAATCCAAGCTGCAATATCTCATCATGCTGTTCGATCAGACTGAGTAAGGGCTGATAAGACTGTCCTGTTTCAGCATCTTCAAATTTCAGGTTCCATTTTCCATCAGCACTCCCCCAGCGATGGCCTGAACTTCCACCAGGGCAAACAAAATCTCCTGTTTTTTCATCAATATTGAGGAATTTCCAGTCCCCATTTTCGATGTTTTTATATTTATCTGTCTGATTGGCTCTCAACAATCTCCCTGCTTCAAAACCTGCTTCTGTTCTGTTAATTACTACCAGATAGGGGCTATCGGTATATTTTTTAACATAATCAATGAAATATGGGATTTTTTTCTCATGATGATATTCCTTCAGTATGACGTGGGTAACAGCCATCCAGAAGGCACCATCCTGACCGGCATGTACGGGGACCCATTGGTCGGCATACTTGGCCACCATATTAAAATCGGGAGAGAAAACCACTGTTTTAGTTCCGTTATGTCTTGATTCTGAAAAGAAGTGCACATCAGGGGTACGTGTCATGCCAAGATTGGCTCCCATGACGGCTATAAACTTGGCATTATACCAGTCGGCACTTTCGGCAACATCGGTCTGTTCCCCCCAGATTTCAGGAAAAGCATTGGGCAAGTCGCAGTACCAGTCGTAAAAACTCAGATTTAAGCCCCCCATCAGTTGAAGAAAACGACTCCCCCCTGCATAGCTGATCATCGACATGGCCGGAATTGGGGAGAAGCCGGCTATCCGGTCGGGACCATATTTTTTAACCGTGGAAATATTGGCCGCACCTATTAATTCTAATATTTCCTCCCAAGAAATACGCCTGAATCCTCCTTTTCCTCTTGCCTGCTGATATTTTTTCCTCTTTTCGGGATCATCCTGTATGTTTTCCCATGCCTTCAGGGCATCTCCCGTTTTTTGCCTTTCTACTCTGAATAAATCTATCAATGCTCCCCTCACCAAAGGGTATTTAACCCTCAGCGGACTGTATAAATACCATGAAAATGAAATTCCACGCTGGCATCCTCTGGGTTCATAGGGTGGCAGGCTGTCTTCGAGCAATGGATAATCCAATGCCTGTGTTTCCCAAACCACAATACCATCCCTGACATGCACATTCCAGCTGCAACCTCCCGTACAATTGACGCCATGCGTACTTCTTACCACTTTATCATGTTGGTGGCGGTTGCGGTAAAACTCTTCCCACTGACGGGTTTTGGGCGAAATGATATCTTTTATCCAATTCATTTTGAGATCTTTATGATTAATGAGTTTTTAACTGTCTTTTAAAAATTTCTTTGTTCACCGAATCTTTCTTCCCTTTCGATAAATAAAACACAATC encodes:
- a CDS encoding nitrate reductase subunit alpha: MNWIKDIISPKTRQWEEFYRNRHQHDKVVRSTHGVNCTGGCSWNVHVRDGIVVWETQALDYPLLEDSLPPYEPRGCQRGISFSWYLYSPLRVKYPLVRGALIDLFRVERQKTGDALKAWENIQDDPEKRKKYQQARGKGGFRRISWEEILELIGAANISTVKKYGPDRIAGFSPIPAMSMISYAGGSRFLQLMGGLNLSFYDWYCDLPNAFPEIWGEQTDVAESADWYNAKFIAVMGANLGMTRTPDVHFFSESRHNGTKTVVFSPDFNMVAKYADQWVPVHAGQDGAFWMAVTHVILKEYHHEKKIPYFIDYVKKYTDSPYLVVINRTEAGFEAGRLLRANQTDKYKNIENGDWKFLNIDEKTGDFVCPGGSSGHRWGSADGKWNLKFEDAETGQSYQPLLSLIEQHDEILQLGFTDFAYNKKSYRGVPVKKVRTAEGELYVTTVYDLIMAQYGVDRGLGGEYPSGYGDEKAAYTPAWQEIFTGISAETVLNFTHEWARTAEATKGKCMIIIGAGINHWYHNNLIYRAGAMALMLTGCVGKNGGGLNHYVGQEKLAPMDSWSTIMSGRDWQPVARLQQTPIWHYMNSDQWRYDPNQKDYHTCPENEFTGMHTADMIVKSVKNGWMPFYPQFEKNNLELCNEAIQNGADNDEAIKNYVLNKLKNKELKYSVEDVDNKANFPRIWYIWRGNAIMSSAKGHEYFLKHYLGTHHNSIAEEVAKDQVLDVNWLENAPQGKMDLIIDLNFRMDTSALYSDIVLPSASWYEKADLNSTDMHSFIHPLSKAVPPAWESKSDWAIFREIAKITSKIAETHLPQPVKDIVATPLAHDSNAEIAQKNIKDWSKGECEAIPGKTMHNLVVVERDYTQIYHKFISLGPNILKNPLGAHGNAYMADDFYTKLLENKDHLQIINDKVYPSILEDEEVIEAILHLSTLTNGELSYRAYKNAEKKTGLQLADIAEGSKNVKISYKDLQSQPRRYNASPLWSGLMNNGRAYAAYTYNVEKLVPWRTLTGRQHFYLDHEGYLLFGEHLPTYKPQPTPEVYGELRKTIIEGNVKVLNYLTPHGKWHIHSTYGDNHLMLTLGRGMVPVWINEEDAAELGIHDNDWVEIYNDNGVYSARACVTTRIPRGLCFVYHSPERTYTVPKSEVRNKRRSGGHNSLTRVHLKPNLLMGGYGQFTYHFNYWGPVGVNRDTFVVIRKMEKVEF